One stretch of Nitratiruptor tergarcus DSM 16512 DNA includes these proteins:
- the speA gene encoding biosynthetic arginine decarboxylase, with amino-acid sequence MTNYGIHLWSNGDFFIEEGFVKINYKSKPSLYEITQKIRDTGIRGPILLRFPHLIRKQIDSLFSEFNRAIKTFNYKGKFQAVFPLKVNQFPNFVTSLVDIGKQYNYGLEAGSKAELIIAMAFNNKNAPITVNGFKDKSMISLGFIARKMGFDTTLTIEGLNELENIIEAAKEYKDPIPNIGLRIRLHSSGIGIWAKSGGINSKFGLTSTELLEAVELLRKNSLLDKFTMIHFHIGSQIGEINPVKKALREAGNIYAELKKMGAKNLNNINLGGGLAVEYSQHENIHNRNYTLTEFTNDVVFLLKEIAVQKNVEEPNIFTESGRFIAASHAVLIAPVLELFSQEYTEKGLKLKKKNPPLVQELYDLYKSINPSNAIEYFHDSLDHMESLLTLFDLGYIDLQDRSNTEILVHLIIKKAIELTKDKDRYELKRIQDRVQERYLLNFSLFQSLPDFWGLKQRFPVMPLNKLDQNPTRSASLWDITCDSDGEIDFNIDYPLFLHDVDLSKEEYFLAFFLVGAYQEILGMKHNLFTHPTEVTVVFDEHGYKLENIVESQTILDILYDMDYDINEIQSRLKQYIAKSGCKNKEKILENLHLLLHENNYLKISPKKVAT; translated from the coding sequence ATGACAAATTACGGAATCCATTTATGGTCAAATGGGGATTTTTTCATTGAGGAGGGATTTGTAAAAATAAACTATAAATCTAAACCCTCACTCTACGAAATTACACAAAAAATTCGAGACACAGGAATTAGAGGTCCTATACTGCTGCGCTTTCCCCATCTGATTAGAAAACAGATCGATTCTCTTTTTAGTGAATTTAATAGGGCAATTAAAACTTTCAACTACAAAGGAAAATTTCAAGCAGTCTTTCCTCTTAAAGTCAATCAGTTTCCCAATTTCGTTACAAGCCTTGTCGATATTGGAAAACAGTATAACTATGGATTAGAGGCAGGGAGCAAAGCTGAACTCATCATTGCGATGGCATTTAATAATAAAAATGCTCCCATCACTGTTAATGGCTTTAAAGACAAAAGCATGATTAGCCTAGGTTTTATTGCAAGAAAGATGGGTTTTGATACCACATTAACAATAGAAGGACTCAATGAACTAGAAAATATTATAGAAGCTGCTAAAGAGTACAAAGATCCTATTCCCAATATTGGCCTTCGTATACGTCTGCATAGCTCCGGTATAGGTATCTGGGCAAAAAGTGGTGGTATCAATTCCAAATTTGGTCTTACATCTACAGAACTTCTTGAAGCTGTAGAGCTTTTACGCAAAAATAGTCTCCTTGATAAATTTACTATGATCCACTTTCATATTGGAAGTCAAATAGGAGAGATAAATCCTGTCAAAAAGGCTCTACGCGAAGCTGGAAATATCTATGCTGAACTTAAAAAGATGGGCGCAAAAAATCTCAATAATATCAACCTTGGAGGTGGACTAGCTGTAGAGTATTCCCAACATGAAAATATACATAATCGCAATTATACTCTTACTGAATTTACAAACGATGTTGTCTTTTTACTTAAAGAGATTGCAGTCCAAAAAAACGTGGAAGAGCCCAATATATTCACAGAATCCGGACGATTTATCGCCGCTAGCCATGCCGTACTTATTGCACCGGTACTAGAGCTTTTTAGTCAAGAGTATACAGAAAAAGGACTCAAGCTTAAAAAAAAGAATCCTCCTTTAGTTCAAGAGCTTTACGATCTCTATAAAAGTATCAATCCCTCTAATGCTATTGAATATTTTCACGATAGTCTCGATCATATGGAATCACTTTTGACCCTTTTTGATCTTGGTTATATTGATTTGCAAGATCGTAGCAATACAGAAATACTTGTGCATCTCATTATCAAAAAAGCAATTGAGCTTACAAAAGATAAAGATCGCTATGAACTTAAGCGGATCCAAGATAGAGTCCAAGAGCGCTACCTTCTTAATTTTTCTCTCTTTCAAAGTTTGCCAGATTTCTGGGGTCTTAAACAGCGCTTTCCTGTTATGCCTCTCAATAAACTCGATCAAAATCCAACAAGAAGTGCTTCATTATGGGATATTACTTGCGATAGTGATGGAGAGATTGATTTTAATATAGATTATCCTCTCTTTTTACATGATGTAGACTTAAGTAAAGAGGAGTACTTTTTGGCTTTTTTCCTCGTTGGTGCTTATCAAGAAATATTAGGTATGAAACATAATCTCTTCACACATCCAACAGAAGTGACAGTTGTTTTTGATGAGCATGGCTATAAACTTGAAAATATTGTAGAATCTCAGACAATTTTAGATATTCTCTATGATATGGATTATGACATCAATGAAATTCAAAGTAGACTGAAGCAGTATATTGCAAAAAGTGGTTGCAAAAATAAAGAAAAAATCTTAGAAAATCTCCATCTACTCCTCCATGAAAATAACTATCTCAAAATCTCTCCCAAAAAGGTAGCAACATGA
- a CDS encoding STT3 domain-containing protein, whose product MYKNWLKYIFTAYIFSLFFRLLLFVVAYNNPDFLFNNHIIALWTADAGLYGHYAKDLLHGVYHPLNNETFLSYVIFWIVKYTHIDLESVIFFLPAFFASLIVIPIFLIFAFIKLEKLGFWSAIISSIAMNYYFRTHLGYTDTDILNFFLFFMIIASFIGTVETKKIFWSIPGALSMLFFLYWYHSARPLVFALLGFYVLYLLLFDRKNNVAYLAFFIYSTAFFPISVLLKIGFIAIVPFIFYYLLKNIKISYKIFLALFIIAALASTYFAIRFHIYNRALDYLIKKDVYILKEKSGKKIAIAATLKTVAESKGITLNQLFTYSSGSSIFFCLGSLGLLLLIFHFRTMFFLLLPYLLALLSIKTGVRFTTFGVPVIIMGNLYIFWYFYKKLENRFFSKYVYYVPATFLLIYYLNILNQYNHMLSPFFIKGELKAIAQHLNKNDKGYILTWWDYGWPLWYYTNKRTLIDNGKYQYDTYIVAKTLFSYDQNFIQRFDQYFIKQYDKVYPGVILPKVIKKIPLNELITKLYNNELNLSEKQKKYNIYYYFDDKILTKLPVIESFSYLKGEKKRGFIWITKLRAYSPSKGIIIGDNVRINLKNGILYTPKGKDEIGNFYVIDGKHILNILNYRKNDLAIIIYKNKYIIGCYKYINSFFFRAFFFNDLDKTLFKTVHFDKDAKIFQLIGK is encoded by the coding sequence ATGTATAAAAATTGGCTGAAATATATATTTACTGCTTATATTTTCTCTTTATTTTTTCGCTTGTTACTTTTTGTTGTAGCATATAATAATCCTGATTTTTTATTCAATAATCATATTATTGCTTTATGGACTGCTGATGCTGGACTTTATGGTCATTATGCAAAAGATTTACTCCATGGAGTATATCATCCTTTAAATAATGAGACTTTTTTAAGTTATGTAATTTTTTGGATTGTAAAATATACTCATATTGATTTAGAAAGTGTGATTTTTTTTCTTCCTGCTTTCTTTGCTTCTTTGATTGTTATTCCTATTTTTTTAATTTTTGCTTTTATCAAATTGGAGAAATTAGGTTTTTGGAGTGCTATTATCTCTTCTATAGCTATGAATTACTATTTTCGCACCCATTTAGGATATACTGATACAGATATATTAAATTTTTTCTTATTTTTCATGATCATTGCCTCATTTATTGGTACAGTAGAAACTAAAAAAATTTTTTGGTCAATACCTGGGGCTTTAAGCATGCTTTTTTTTCTTTATTGGTATCACTCAGCAAGACCTTTAGTTTTTGCACTTCTTGGATTTTATGTACTCTATCTTCTTCTATTTGATCGTAAAAATAATGTTGCATATCTTGCATTTTTTATTTATAGTACAGCATTTTTTCCAATCTCAGTCTTGTTAAAAATAGGATTTATTGCAATTGTACCATTCATTTTTTATTATCTTTTAAAAAATATAAAAATTTCGTATAAAATTTTTTTGGCTTTATTCATCATAGCGGCTTTAGCATCTACTTATTTTGCTATAAGATTCCACATATACAATAGAGCATTAGATTATTTAATAAAAAAAGATGTATACATTCTCAAGGAGAAAAGTGGTAAAAAAATAGCAATAGCAGCTACACTTAAGACAGTTGCTGAGTCAAAAGGAATTACTCTTAATCAACTTTTTACATATAGTAGCGGCTCTTCTATTTTCTTTTGTTTAGGTTCATTAGGTTTGTTATTACTAATTTTTCATTTTCGTACTATGTTTTTTTTACTTTTGCCCTATTTACTAGCCCTCTTGTCTATAAAAACAGGAGTACGTTTTACTACATTTGGAGTCCCCGTCATAATTATGGGAAATCTTTATATTTTTTGGTATTTTTATAAAAAATTAGAAAATAGGTTTTTTTCAAAATATGTTTATTATGTCCCAGCGACATTCTTACTTATTTATTACCTTAATATATTAAACCAATATAATCATATGCTATCTCCTTTTTTTATAAAAGGAGAATTAAAAGCTATAGCTCAACATCTTAATAAAAATGATAAAGGATATATTCTTACATGGTGGGATTATGGATGGCCACTATGGTATTATACAAATAAAAGAACTCTGATAGATAATGGAAAATATCAATATGATACATATATAGTAGCAAAAACTCTGTTTTCTTATGATCAAAATTTTATTCAAAGATTCGATCAATATTTTATAAAACAGTACGATAAAGTATATCCTGGCGTAATTCTTCCAAAAGTAATAAAAAAGATACCACTAAATGAACTTATAACGAAACTATATAATAATGAATTAAATTTATCAGAAAAACAAAAAAAATATAATATTTATTACTATTTTGATGACAAGATACTAACAAAACTTCCAGTAATAGAAAGTTTTTCTTATCTGAAAGGAGAGAAAAAAAGAGGTTTTATTTGGATAACTAAACTTCGCGCTTACTCTCCTTCAAAAGGGATAATTATTGGTGACAATGTTAGGATAAACCTAAAAAATGGAATTTTATACACTCCAAAAGGAAAAGATGAAATAGGAAATTTTTATGTTATTGATGGAAAACATATTTTAAATATTTTAAACTATAGGAAAAATGATCTTGCTATTATAATTTATAAAAATAAATATATTATAGGTTGTTATAAATATATAAATAGCTTTTTTTTCCGTGCTTTTTTCTTTAATGATCTTGATAAAACTCTTTTTAAAACAGTGCATTTTGACAAAGATGCAAAAATATTTCAATTAATTGGAAAATAG
- the cysE gene encoding serine O-acetyltransferase, translating to MSFFQLIKEDFSIVWERDPAIHSKFELLTNYPGVWSIFWYRIAHKLYSWGLKLPARILMGINQIFTGIDIHPAAKIGRRVFIDHGIGVVIGETTEIGNDVLIYQQVTLGGVSLSHGKRHPTIKDGVVIGAGAKVLGNITIGKNAKIGANSVVVKDVPDESTAVGIPARVVSKGFDRGKLSHNKLPDIDKELFEYLLKRFALLEHAYMSGDKDLLKKEEELDKIYQEFLKSMKLKD from the coding sequence ATCTCCTTTTTTCAGTTAATAAAAGAGGATTTTTCAATAGTTTGGGAGAGAGATCCAGCAATTCACTCTAAATTTGAACTTCTTACAAACTATCCAGGAGTATGGAGTATTTTTTGGTACCGTATTGCTCATAAACTCTATTCATGGGGACTCAAACTTCCAGCACGTATACTCATGGGCATAAATCAAATCTTTACCGGAATTGACATTCATCCTGCTGCAAAAATTGGTCGAAGAGTTTTTATCGATCATGGTATTGGTGTTGTTATAGGAGAGACAACAGAAATAGGAAATGATGTTCTTATATATCAACAAGTAACATTAGGAGGAGTCAGTCTTTCTCACGGAAAACGGCATCCAACTATTAAAGATGGTGTTGTTATTGGTGCAGGAGCAAAAGTGCTTGGTAATATTACAATTGGCAAAAATGCTAAAATTGGAGCAAACTCTGTAGTAGTTAAAGACGTTCCAGATGAGTCTACAGCTGTAGGTATTCCAGCACGTGTGGTGAGTAAAGGGTTTGATCGTGGAAAACTCTCTCACAACAAACTTCCTGATATAGATAAAGAGTTGTTCGAATATCTTTTGAAACGTTTTGCGCTCCTTGAACACGCTTATATGTCTGGAGATAAAGATCTTCTTAAAAAAGAGGAAGAACTTGATAAAATATATCAAGAGTTTTTAAAATCTATGAAATTAAAGGATTAA
- the hisS gene encoding histidine--tRNA ligase, protein MAIKALRGMKDILPPISKKYIAFIQKASHIAQNYSHEYIEPPLLEETVLFRRSVGESSDIVGKEMYQFIDKGGNDVCLRPEGTAGVVRSFIEHKLDRQGGVHRFYYYGPMFRYERPQKGRLREFHQFGVESFGEASVYEDASIILLAKEILDSFHICYELKINSLGCPQCLPSYRKKLIDFLSSKEDICEDCKKRRETNPIRVLDCKNAHCQEIYVNAPKLLEHLCDECNRDFSQLQEILQSEGVAFTIDENLVRGLDYYTKTAFEFVSSDLGAQNAVAGGGRYDNLVEFLGGRPTPAVGFAIGIERVLELIQLDENKREGFYFGVMIAEAIESAFSLTIKKRKQEKVYFEPKPKSLKAHLKAADKQKARYACIIGEEEYQNGTVWIKDLEQKSEKVVTFEEFMGIQ, encoded by the coding sequence ATGGCCATCAAAGCGTTACGGGGTATGAAAGATATTTTACCACCAATAAGCAAAAAATATATCGCATTTATTCAAAAAGCGTCACACATTGCACAAAACTACTCTCATGAGTATATTGAGCCTCCTTTATTAGAAGAAACAGTACTTTTTCGTCGTAGCGTAGGTGAAAGTAGTGATATTGTAGGTAAAGAGATGTATCAATTTATCGACAAGGGTGGTAATGATGTCTGTTTGCGTCCCGAAGGGACTGCTGGTGTGGTACGCAGCTTCATTGAGCATAAACTCGATCGTCAAGGAGGCGTACATAGGTTTTACTACTATGGTCCTATGTTTCGCTATGAAAGACCACAAAAAGGAAGACTCCGCGAATTTCACCAATTTGGCGTAGAGAGTTTTGGTGAAGCAAGTGTGTATGAGGATGCATCAATTATTCTCCTAGCAAAAGAGATATTAGATAGTTTTCACATTTGCTATGAACTTAAAATAAACTCTCTTGGCTGCCCTCAGTGCTTACCTTCATATCGTAAAAAACTCATTGATTTTCTTTCTAGTAAAGAGGATATCTGTGAAGATTGCAAGAAAAGAAGAGAGACCAATCCTATTAGAGTACTTGATTGTAAAAATGCACATTGCCAAGAGATTTATGTGAATGCCCCAAAACTTTTAGAACATTTATGTGATGAATGTAACAGAGATTTCTCCCAACTGCAAGAGATTTTACAAAGTGAAGGAGTAGCATTTACAATAGATGAAAACTTGGTGCGAGGCCTTGACTATTACACAAAAACAGCGTTTGAGTTTGTAAGTAGCGATCTTGGTGCGCAAAATGCAGTTGCTGGTGGAGGAAGATATGACAATTTAGTGGAATTTTTAGGGGGGCGCCCTACTCCGGCAGTCGGATTTGCTATAGGAATTGAAAGAGTCTTGGAGCTTATTCAACTTGACGAGAACAAACGTGAAGGTTTCTATTTTGGTGTAATGATAGCTGAAGCAATAGAGAGTGCATTTTCTCTCACTATTAAAAAACGTAAACAAGAAAAAGTCTATTTTGAACCTAAACCTAAAAGCCTCAAAGCCCATCTCAAAGCAGCAGACAAACAAAAAGCTCGCTATGCTTGTATAATAGGCGAAGAAGAGTACCAAAATGGCACTGTGTGGATAAAAGATTTAGAGCAAAAAAGTGAAAAAGTTGTTACTTTCGAAGAGTTTATGGGGATCCAATGA
- a CDS encoding pyridoxal phosphate-dependent aminotransferase produces the protein MLARRIDQLSESLTMAITSLARELKANGKDVLSFSAGEPDFDTPQAIKDAAIKAINEGFTKYTAVDGIPELKEAIIGKLQRDNGLSYKPEHIIVSNGAKQSLFNLTQVLIDEGDEVIIPSPYWVTYPELVKYAGGKPVIIPTNESNGFKITPKQLEDAITPKTKLLILTTPSNPTGAVYTKEELEALAKVLAGTKIFVASDEMYEKLVYGGAKFTSAASINEDMFERTITINGLSKSAAMTGWRFGYLASSQTELVKAMKKLQSQSTSNINSITQKAAIPGLDGTIENDIEMMRKEFEKRRDRAVALLNAIDGISVLSPDGAFYLFVNHSQIEKDSMLFAKKLLEQEGVAVVPGIGFGSEGYFRFSFATDMTSIEEGIERIKRFVATYRA, from the coding sequence ATGCTTGCACGCAGAATAGATCAATTGAGTGAATCTCTTACTATGGCTATAACTTCATTAGCTAGGGAACTCAAAGCAAACGGTAAGGATGTTCTGAGCTTTTCAGCTGGAGAGCCAGATTTTGATACACCGCAGGCTATCAAAGATGCAGCTATTAAAGCGATAAATGAAGGATTTACAAAATATACAGCTGTAGATGGTATTCCTGAGCTCAAAGAAGCAATAATTGGAAAACTTCAAAGAGATAATGGTCTAAGTTATAAACCGGAACATATAATAGTAAGCAATGGGGCTAAACAGAGTCTCTTTAACCTCACACAGGTGCTTATTGATGAAGGTGATGAAGTTATAATTCCATCTCCCTATTGGGTAACCTATCCTGAACTTGTCAAATATGCTGGAGGCAAACCTGTTATAATTCCTACTAATGAGTCAAATGGATTTAAAATAACTCCAAAACAGCTCGAAGATGCCATAACACCAAAAACAAAACTACTTATTCTTACTACCCCTTCCAATCCCACAGGCGCAGTATATACAAAAGAGGAGCTTGAAGCATTAGCAAAAGTACTAGCTGGAACGAAAATTTTTGTAGCTAGTGATGAGATGTATGAAAAGTTAGTATACGGTGGAGCAAAATTTACAAGTGCAGCAAGTATTAACGAAGATATGTTTGAACGCACAATCACAATTAATGGTCTGAGTAAATCTGCAGCAATGACTGGCTGGCGGTTTGGCTATCTCGCTTCATCTCAAACAGAACTTGTGAAAGCTATGAAAAAATTACAAAGCCAAAGCACATCCAATATCAATTCAATAACTCAAAAGGCTGCTATTCCGGGACTTGATGGAACTATAGAAAATGATATTGAGATGATGCGCAAAGAGTTTGAAAAAAGGCGTGACAGAGCAGTAGCACTTCTCAATGCAATTGATGGCATTTCAGTTCTTAGTCCAGATGGAGCCTTTTATCTCTTTGTCAATCATTCACAAATCGAAAAAGATTCTATGCTTTTTGCAAAAAAGCTTCTCGAGCAAGAAGGCGTTGCAGTGGTTCCTGGTATCGGATTTGGGAGTGAAGGGTATTTTCGTTTTAGTTTTGCTACAGATATGACAAGTATTGAAGAAGGAATAGAGAGAATAAAACGCTTTGTTGCCACATATAGGGCTTAA
- a CDS encoding fused protease/ribonucleoside-triphosphate reductase: MYVKNKFILSLETKEELKKLPVSFGFGLFSEVVFYRSYSRIKPDSSNENWKDVVIRVTEGVFSIRKDYYIKHHLHWDEEYWQSFAKKFAIAMHQLKWLPPGRGLWIMGAEYMYERGSAALYNCAAVDSSDLALAAEWAMDMLMVGAGVGFNTAWDGKAYRPDKKNYKLYEIEDSKEGWVKSVRLLLESYTKNRPFYHFDYSQIRPAGTPLKTFGGVAAGPEPLQKLHRALENTLDDYLDGKIDKTRAIVDIFNHIGVCVVSGNIRRSAQIAIGDPDDETFLNLKNYERYPERKEYGWISNNSVILKNINDFHHIDNLTEHIYQNGEPGILHLENMQKYGRFGQIIEDKAWLSNPCGEIALESYELCNLAEIFISKCDSLEEFLELVAYATFYASTVNLLPTHREETNAIVARNRRTGVSVSGVADAIEKIGFDTLIKWLRKGYEKVRSINTSLALEAGIPPSLKVTAVKPSGTISLLAGTSPGMHYPLAPYSLRRIRVGLHTPLAQLLIQNGMEYEKDIYDPQTAIFAFPLHYNNPRSLQNVTVWEQMMVLTTLQREWADNMVSNTIEFDPKQYRPKDLAKILKIFLPMLKSTTLMPKENAIYPQQPFEAITQEEYEKRVKKIPKIPWNELRHHRAVSQEYCSPKSCSLS, translated from the coding sequence ATGTACGTTAAAAATAAGTTTATTTTATCATTAGAAACTAAAGAAGAGCTAAAAAAGCTTCCAGTAAGTTTTGGATTCGGACTTTTTAGTGAAGTAGTGTTTTATCGTAGCTATAGTCGAATAAAACCAGATAGTTCTAATGAAAATTGGAAAGATGTAGTAATTCGTGTTACTGAAGGCGTTTTTTCAATCCGTAAAGACTACTATATAAAACACCATCTCCACTGGGATGAAGAATATTGGCAAAGCTTTGCCAAAAAATTTGCAATAGCTATGCATCAACTCAAATGGCTCCCTCCTGGTAGGGGACTCTGGATTATGGGAGCGGAATATATGTATGAAAGAGGAAGTGCAGCGCTGTATAATTGCGCAGCAGTAGATAGCTCTGATCTTGCTCTTGCAGCTGAGTGGGCAATGGATATGCTCATGGTTGGTGCAGGAGTAGGATTTAATACTGCATGGGATGGGAAAGCTTATAGGCCTGATAAAAAAAATTACAAACTTTATGAAATAGAAGATAGCAAAGAGGGTTGGGTAAAATCTGTGAGACTTCTTTTGGAAAGCTATACTAAAAATAGACCATTTTATCATTTTGATTACTCTCAAATAAGGCCAGCAGGAACGCCTTTGAAAACATTTGGCGGCGTTGCAGCGGGTCCAGAACCGCTGCAAAAACTCCATAGAGCACTAGAAAATACTCTTGATGATTATCTTGATGGAAAAATTGATAAAACGCGTGCTATTGTTGATATTTTCAACCATATAGGCGTATGTGTTGTCTCTGGAAATATTCGCAGATCTGCTCAAATTGCAATTGGAGACCCAGATGATGAAACATTTCTCAATCTGAAAAACTATGAGCGCTATCCTGAGCGAAAAGAGTATGGATGGATCTCTAATAATTCAGTAATATTAAAAAATATCAACGATTTTCATCATATTGATAATCTCACAGAACATATTTACCAAAATGGAGAGCCAGGTATTTTACATTTAGAAAATATGCAAAAGTATGGAAGATTTGGACAAATCATAGAAGATAAAGCATGGCTCAGTAATCCCTGTGGCGAAATAGCACTGGAGAGCTATGAGTTATGTAATCTTGCAGAGATCTTTATCTCAAAGTGTGATAGCTTAGAAGAGTTTTTAGAACTGGTTGCGTATGCTACATTTTATGCATCAACCGTTAATCTTCTTCCTACACATAGAGAAGAGACCAATGCGATAGTAGCAAGAAATAGAAGAACAGGTGTAAGTGTCTCAGGAGTAGCAGATGCAATAGAAAAAATTGGTTTCGATACTCTTATCAAATGGCTTCGTAAAGGCTACGAAAAAGTGCGTAGTATCAATACTTCCTTGGCACTTGAAGCTGGAATCCCTCCCTCTTTGAAAGTGACTGCAGTAAAACCATCAGGTACAATTAGTCTCCTAGCTGGCACAAGTCCTGGAATGCACTATCCTCTTGCTCCCTATTCTTTACGCCGCATAAGAGTAGGGCTTCATACACCTTTAGCACAACTCCTTATACAAAATGGCATGGAGTATGAAAAAGATATTTATGATCCACAAACTGCTATTTTTGCATTTCCTCTCCACTATAACAATCCTAGATCTTTGCAAAATGTAACTGTTTGGGAACAGATGATGGTACTTACAACGCTTCAAAGAGAGTGGGCAGATAATATGGTCTCTAATACTATTGAATTTGATCCAAAACAGTATCGACCAAAAGATCTTGCAAAAATTCTCAAAATATTTCTACCAATGCTCAAATCAACTACCCTTATGCCAAAAGAGAATGCGATTTATCCACAGCAACCTTTTGAAGCGATCACACAAGAAGAGTATGAAAAGAGAGTCAAAAAAATTCCAAAAATTCCATGGAATGAATTACGTCACCATAGAGCAGTCTCACAAGAGTACTGCAGCCCTAAAAGCTGCAGCCTCTCTTAG